The following are encoded together in the Zingiber officinale cultivar Zhangliang chromosome 8A, Zo_v1.1, whole genome shotgun sequence genome:
- the LOC122011231 gene encoding zinc finger MYM-type protein 1-like, whose protein sequence is MHRSLKQHEASRDHMDCMIAWVESEKRLKKNQTIDYSMQLQINKERQHWRQVLTRIISIVKALAKNTLAFRGDDEKLYVENNGLFLQMIEMVAEFDPVMEEHVRRCEARESQYTYFSPKIQNELIETLANEVKRSIIAKVKHAKYFSVILDCTPVASH, encoded by the coding sequence ATGCATAGAAGTCTTAAACAACATGAAGCTAGTAGAGATCATATGGACTGCATGATTGCTTGGGTTGAATCAGAAAAGAGgctgaaaaaaaatcaaacaattgATTACAGTATGCAACTTCAAATCAACAAAGAAAGACAACATTGGAGGCAAGTGTTAACAAGAATAATCTCCATTGTGAAAGCACTTGCTAAAAATACTTTGGCCTTTCGAGGGGATGATGAGAAACTTTATGTCGAGAATAATGGGCTATTTTTGCAAATGATAGAAATGGTTGCTGAGTTTGATCCAGTGATGGAAGAGCATGTTCGACGTTGTGAAGCAAGGGAATCTCAATATACATATTTTAGTCCCAAAATTCAGAATGAATTGATAGAAACTTTGGCAAATGAAGTGAAAAGGTCAATCATTGCAAAAGTTAAAcatgcaaaatatttttcagtaatACTTGATTGTACTCCAGTTGCGAGTCATTAA
- the LOC122011232 gene encoding 52 kDa repressor of the inhibitor of the protein kinase-like: MVECCPKAKSFFGVVQHIYTLFSSSTKRWKIFKDKVHGLTVKALSHTRWESHVESVKAIKEQIVHIRDVLLDLAEVAEDSKTKSDAETLALYDLESFEFLLGIVIWYNLLRAINIVRKFIQSEDMDIDIAINLLQGLDQFLDEFREEGFASSMNEAKQMASEMGIEPKFQEKCIIRRKKQFDESDNDNVTRSGEESFRVEYFLFIIDQARSSLQVRFEQFKQYQEIFGFLLNLEKLKSEPLTSLMKSCMELQQFLSHDGRSDINGDELCSELMVVRCYLTNEKRAIDMLQCLTKLNGLFPNTYIAYKILLTIPVTVASAERSFSKLKLIKNYLRSTMS; the protein is encoded by the coding sequence ATGGTGGAATGTTGTCCTAAAGCCAAGTCATTCTTTGGAGTGGTGCAACACATCTACACATTGTTTTCTTCCTCTACAAAGAGATggaaaatttttaaagataaggTGCATGGTTTGACTGTTAAGGCATTGTCACATACCCGTTGGGAAAGTCATGTTGAAAGTGTAAAAGCCATAAAGGAGCAAATTGTACATATAAGAGATGTTTTACTTGACTTGGCAGAAGTTGCTGAAGATTCTAAAACAAAGAGTGATGCTGAGACCTTAGCCCTATATGATCTTGAGAGTTTTGAGTTCTTGCTTGGAATAGTAATCTGGTATAACTTGTTACGAGCAATAAATATCGTGAGGAAGTTTATTCAATCTGAAGATATGGATATTGATATTGCGATCAATTTGTTACAAGGACTTGATCAATTTCTTGATGAGTTCAGAGAAGAAGGGTTTGCTAGTTCCATGAATGAAGCTAAACAAATGGCAAGTGAAATGGGGATTGAACCTAAATTTCAAGAAAAATGCATCATTCGAAGAAAGAAACAATTTGATGAAAGTGACAATGATAATGTGACACGATCAGGTGAAGAGTCTTTtagagttgaatattttctatttataattgatcaaGCTCGATCTTCTCTTCAAGTTCGATTTGAACAATTTAAACAATATCAagagatttttgggtttttattgaatttggagaagttgaagagtgAGCCTTTAACTAGCTTGATGAAGTCTTGTATGGAGCTTCAACAATTTTTGAGTCACGATGGACGTTCAGACATTAATGGTGATGAGTTGTGTTCAGAGTTGATGGTCGTGAGATGCTATTTAACAAATGAAAAAAGAGCAATTGATATGCTACAATGTTTGACAAAACTAAATGGTTTATTCCCAAATACTTACATTGCCTATAAGATTTTGTTAACCATACCAGTAACAGTTGCATCGGCAGAAAGAAGTTTCTCGAAGTTGAAGTTAATCAAGAATTATCTTCGATCAACAATGTCATAG
- the LOC122010180 gene encoding probable galacturonosyltransferase-like 7, whose product MLWLVRLSGLCSAAMVMVVLSPSFQSFPPAEAIRSSHYLRTPGGLYHRVAAVSDFADRYGFRRAPSFSNAADCEVPSANGTSVCDPSLVHIAITLDEEYLRGSIAAVHSVLTHARCPESVFFHFLVSQPGLEPVVRSAFPGLRFKAYYFDPDRVRGLISTSVRQALEQPLNYARNYLADILERCVRRVIYLDSDLVVVDDIAKLWRTGLGSRAVGAPEYCHANFTKYFTPRFWSDQRLAAAFAGRRPCYFNTGVMVLDLVRWRRFGYTRQIEQWMEVQKGGEAPGGPGRIYELGSLPPFLLVFAGHVAPIEHRWNQHGLGGDNVKGSCRDLHAGPVSLLHWSGSGKPWARLDSNRPCPLDHLWAPYDLYGPAVA is encoded by the coding sequence ATGCTCTGGCTCGTCCGCCTGTCCGGCCTCTGCTCCGCCGCCATGGTCATGGTCGTGCTGTCCCCCTCCTTCCAGTCCTTCCCCCCCGCCGAGGCCATCCGGTCCTCGCACTACCTCCGGACACCTGGCGGCCTGTATCATCGGGTCGCCGCCGTCTCGGATTTCGCCGACCGCTATGGATTCCGCCGCGCGCCGAGTTTCAGCAATGCCGCCGATTGCGAGGTCCCTTCCGCTAATGGAACCTCGGTCTGCGACCCGTCGCTCGTGCACATCGCCATTACCCTAGACGAGGAGTACCTACGCGGTTCGATCGCGGCGGTCCACTCGGTGCTCACGCACGCCCGGTGCCCTGAGAGCGTCTTCTTCCATTTCTTGGTTTCGCAGCCTGGCCTGGAGCCGGTTGTGCGTTCCGCCTTCCCCGGGCTCCGATTCAAGGCGTACTATTTCGACCCTGATCGTGTGCGGGGACTAATTTCGACGTCGGTGCGCCAGGCGCTGGAGCAACCCCTTAACTACGCCCGCAACTACCTCGCTGACATCCTCGAGCGGTGCGTGCGCCGGGTGATCTACCTGGATTCCGACCTTGTGGTCGTCGACGACATCGCCAAGCTGTGGCGGACGGGGTTGGGGTCGCGCGCCGTGGGAGCGCCCGAGTACTGCCACGCCAACTTCACCAAGTACTTCACCCCGCGCTTCTGGTCTGACCAACGGCTTGCGGCGGCGTTCgctggccgccgaccatgctattTCAACACCGGGGTGATGGTGCTCGACCTCGTCCGGTGGCGGCGGTTCGGGTACACGCGGCAGATCGAGCAGTGGATGGAAGTGCAGAAGGGAGGCGAGGCACCCGGCGGTCCGGGGCGGATCTACGAGCTGGGCTCGTTGCCTCCTTTCCTGCTCGTGTTCGCAGGGCACGTCGCTCCCATCGAGCACCGATGGAACCAGCACGGGCTCGGCGGCGACAACGTCAAAGGCAGTTGCCGGGACCTGCACGCGGGGCCGGTGAGCCTCCTCCACTGGAGCGGCAGCGGCAAGCCGTGGGCGCGGCTCGATTCAAATCGGCCGTGCCCGCTCGACCACCTCTGGGCGCCCTACGATCTATACGGACCAGCCGTCGCCTGA